The Methanocaldococcus infernus ME region ACTTCAAGTTGTTCAATATCCTTTAAATCCTTCTTAGCTAATTTTTGTGTAAATAGATCTAAAATTTCTAATCTTCTTATTATGAACTTGTTAATTAATATTATTGCTACTACAATTACAATTATAGATAAAGCTGATAATGCCATAGAAAGAGTTTCTATGAATGATAATTTACTATTATAAAGTTCTTCATACATTACAACAGCTTTATGCATCTCTTTAAGTAAGTCTAAGTTGTTATTTTCAATATATCTTAAAGCTTCTTTAAACTCTGGATCATCCCTATTCTTAGTGGCTACTGTTTTAACAGCATTATAATAAGGCTCCCACTTTTTCTTAACAACTAATAACTGTTCCCTAATCTCAGGAGGGGCTGGATAAAACCCTCTTTCAGGATTACCATTTATTAGATCATTTAGATTCTTCTCAAAAGTTTTAGCTCTCTCTAATATATCTTTTTTATAGTAATCTTCATCTATCCCCAAAGCTATAAATGCAGCATCTTTAGCCATTATTTGGGTTAAAGCTCTTTGTAATCCTGCAGTATTTATTATAGCTGCATCCTGCTTAATATCATCATGTACTTTAATTGTTGCAAAAGTTAAAGCAAGGTTAATAACCAACAAAACTAACAAAATTGTTATCAACCTACCCTTTACAGTCTTTAAAAGCTTTATCACAAAAGTCACCCCCTATACATAGAGAGGTTTATCTATATATTATTCCAATAGTCTAAAATAGTATATAAGTATTTAGTCCTTTTTCATGACAACATTTTTCCCTTTTTCAGAAGGAATCACTTTTATTTTAGCATTTTCAAACTCTCTATATAGTGTCTTTCCTTCAAATAATCTATCTAAAAAAATAGCTAAAGCTGCTATCTCAGAATGTGGCTGATTGCCAATAGAAACATTAAAGTCAGCTAACTCATAAACCTCTCTTGGCACTTTCTCAGCACCAACAATAACCAATATATTGTCAAATTTTTTTATTTTCTCAATGGCTTTATCAATTCTCTCCCCATACATGGTTAGATGAACAACAATTCCATCCTTCTTAAAATCTTTTATATAGCTTCTCCAATTCTTGACAACCCTAAATTTAAAATCTCCTCCCCAGTTTTTCACAATTTTCTCAACACTTTTCCTTACATGCTCATCTTCTTCAGTAAAAATAATTTCCTCAGCTCCCAAGGCTCTGGCTGTTAATGCCACATGGGTAGAGACTCTTCTATCCCTATCTCCCCTATGTCCAAGTCTTAAAACCTTAACCCTCATAAGCTTCCCTAAACATAACCCCATCATAAACCATTACAGCATCTCCTTTCATATAAGCTCCATCATCTTTAATCTCTATTTCCAAGTCTCCACCATCTAAGTGAACCAAAACCTTATCTTTTGTAAATCCTAATCTATTGGAAACAACTGCTGAAGCTGTTGCTCCAGTACCACATGCCATAGTATAGCCAACTCCCCTTTCCCAGGTTAGTATCTTAATCTCTTTATCATTTAAAACTTTAACAAAATGAACATTTATTCTCTCTGGGAATATTGGAAGATTTTCTATT contains the following coding sequences:
- a CDS encoding tRNA (cytidine(56)-2'-O)-methyltransferase, with amino-acid sequence MRVKVLRLGHRGDRDRRVSTHVALTARALGAEEIIFTEEDEHVRKSVEKIVKNWGGDFKFRVVKNWRSYIKDFKKDGIVVHLTMYGERIDKAIEKIKKFDNILVIVGAEKVPREVYELADFNVSIGNQPHSEIAALAIFLDRLFEGKTLYREFENAKIKVIPSEKGKNVVMKKD